One region of Syntrophobacter fumaroxidans MPOB genomic DNA includes:
- a CDS encoding N-acetylmuramoyl-L-alanine amidase: MRRPVNRNLLLFLAVLLLFAVRSGGAYAAADPVERQYQEVLKRYRAALSDPETTHRLRELDQCIAGLREVMRQDTREKLGDRSHYLLGQCYHARYDATRDRDDFRSAQENYRSVVQKHHDSPLADDAQYLIGVMTLNEDPAQAYIEFAKVGIFFPGGDMHRKSSEMTTKLQKSLQEERRAKKPEAVGRDSRKTPAAQSGGARSAGDAATAKSIRGKGTPGSKGKPASASPRAGVAGRKAGPSMPSLACQFGLEVRRIVIDPGHGGKDKGASGPNGMHEKDLTLAIARELKKAIGRKTGCEVILTRTDDRFMSLEDRTAFANKHKADLFISIHANAHEDKTRRGTETYFLNLAKDKESARVAALENAASQKKMSDLEGILRELMRNTKISESSRLARDVQANIVHKVRPQYRELRDLGTKQAPFFVLVGAEMPSILVETAFITNDAEERLLKDKSFQRSVAAGISGGIESYIRKMHGYARIGDRS, encoded by the coding sequence ATGAGACGACCCGTAAACCGGAACCTCCTGTTGTTTCTTGCGGTTCTGCTGCTGTTCGCGGTCCGGAGCGGAGGCGCGTACGCCGCGGCGGATCCGGTCGAACGGCAGTACCAGGAGGTTTTGAAAAGGTACCGGGCGGCGCTCTCGGATCCCGAGACCACGCACCGCCTCCGGGAGCTCGACCAGTGCATCGCCGGCCTGCGGGAGGTGATGCGGCAGGATACCCGGGAAAAGCTCGGTGACCGGAGCCATTATCTGCTCGGACAATGCTATCACGCTCGATACGACGCAACGCGTGACAGGGACGACTTCCGGTCGGCCCAGGAAAACTACCGGAGCGTGGTGCAAAAGCACCATGACAGCCCCCTGGCCGACGACGCACAATACCTGATCGGGGTGATGACCCTCAACGAAGACCCCGCGCAGGCCTACATCGAGTTCGCGAAGGTGGGCATCTTCTTTCCCGGTGGAGACATGCACCGGAAGTCGTCGGAAATGACGACGAAATTGCAGAAAAGCCTCCAGGAGGAACGCCGAGCGAAGAAACCGGAGGCGGTTGGCCGGGATTCCCGGAAGACTCCTGCGGCGCAATCCGGCGGCGCCCGGTCGGCCGGCGATGCCGCCACGGCGAAATCGATCCGCGGCAAAGGGACTCCCGGTTCGAAGGGAAAACCGGCTTCGGCTTCGCCGAGAGCCGGCGTGGCCGGACGCAAGGCCGGCCCGTCCATGCCCAGCCTTGCCTGCCAGTTCGGCCTCGAGGTGAGGCGCATTGTGATCGATCCGGGACACGGCGGCAAGGACAAGGGGGCCTCCGGTCCCAACGGCATGCATGAAAAGGACCTGACGTTGGCCATTGCCAGGGAGCTGAAGAAAGCCATCGGGCGCAAAACCGGGTGCGAGGTGATCCTCACCCGCACGGACGATCGATTCATGTCCCTGGAGGACCGCACCGCCTTCGCCAATAAGCACAAGGCCGATCTATTCATCTCGATCCACGCCAACGCCCACGAGGACAAGACCCGTCGCGGAACGGAAACGTATTTCCTGAACCTTGCCAAGGACAAGGAATCGGCGCGTGTCGCCGCGCTCGAAAACGCAGCGTCGCAAAAGAAGATGAGCGATCTCGAAGGAATCCTGCGCGAGCTGATGCGCAACACCAAGATCAGCGAATCATCGCGACTTGCAAGAGACGTTCAGGCAAATATCGTCCACAAGGTCCGGCCCCAGTACAGGGAATTGAGGGACCTTGGGACCAAGCAGGCCCCGTTCTTCGTCCTGGTCGGCGCCGAAATGCCGAGCATTCTCGTGGAGACGGCATTCATCACCAACGACGCTGAAGAGCGACTCCTGAAGGACAAAAGCTTTCAGAGGAGCGTGGCCGCCGGAATATCCGGCGGCATTGAATCCTATATACGCAAGATGCACGGTTACGCCAGGATCGGAGACAGATCATGA
- a CDS encoding ribonuclease catalytic domain-containing protein, whose product MSRPTQPEIVAGTILEFFESKEVVCAVCTGVKNNRFSALTEQNREVSLAPSRIIFAGSALLDLKSGRDDLVARLRAAGQERERLTGSVDIAELWSLFEGEEEGFEARDLAGFVFSGALSDDHVAAVQRVLLRDRLYFQYKDGCFYARAREKVEQRREELAREAEREARLDTWAGWLEGAWNRKPRSPLADQQALIETLKDYALFGQDSAEIVFIKELFKRAGIAIQPQSAFRILVRLGVWQENENLYLHEQGISQDFPQEVEERVEVILHSARPGASGETEPQRRDLRHLDCLTVDSALTRDYDDALSFRALDGNRFEVGIHIADAAEFVLKGDVLDREAERRATSIYLPDARISMLPVPLSEDLCSLKAGEDRPALSFLFVVHGDGTIAGSEIVSSTIRVAEQLTYEEVNERIRLDDSPAALSALAMKLRNARLDRGASILPLPEIQVYVNSAGMIQVSRYEKETPSQIMVSEWMIAANAAAAAFLAERDLPSVFRGQGECKQETDFTQSEHELFRIYRQRRLYARAELDTRSKQHCSLALEHYTTVTSPIRRYTDLVVQRQIKQALQGGPPLYDEDELRGLITRLTALQSRIAFIQRKWTRYWILKYLEQEDIHSLNALILEQNERYSHLLLPDFLIETNAHLPENVKFQPGEMVRVKIDRLNPREDILRVQLPDFGK is encoded by the coding sequence ATGAGCCGGCCGACCCAGCCCGAGATCGTTGCCGGCACGATCCTGGAGTTTTTCGAATCCAAGGAAGTCGTCTGCGCCGTCTGCACGGGGGTAAAGAACAATCGTTTTTCCGCGCTGACGGAACAGAACCGCGAAGTCAGCCTCGCGCCGAGCAGGATCATCTTTGCGGGCAGCGCGCTGTTGGACCTCAAGTCCGGGCGTGACGACCTGGTGGCGCGGCTGCGCGCCGCGGGGCAGGAGCGGGAAAGACTGACGGGGAGCGTCGACATCGCCGAACTGTGGTCGCTGTTCGAGGGCGAGGAGGAAGGATTCGAAGCCCGGGACCTGGCCGGGTTCGTTTTCAGCGGCGCGCTGAGCGACGACCACGTGGCCGCGGTCCAGAGGGTCCTTCTCCGGGACCGGCTCTATTTCCAGTACAAGGACGGATGTTTTTACGCACGGGCGCGGGAAAAGGTGGAACAGCGCCGGGAGGAACTGGCAAGGGAGGCCGAAAGAGAGGCACGGCTGGACACTTGGGCCGGGTGGCTCGAAGGGGCATGGAACCGCAAACCCAGGTCGCCCCTGGCGGATCAGCAGGCGTTGATCGAGACCCTGAAAGACTACGCGCTTTTCGGGCAGGACTCCGCGGAAATCGTCTTCATCAAGGAACTGTTCAAACGGGCCGGGATTGCCATTCAACCCCAGTCGGCTTTTCGTATCCTGGTGCGGCTGGGCGTCTGGCAGGAAAACGAGAACCTTTACCTCCACGAGCAGGGCATTTCCCAGGATTTTCCGCAAGAAGTGGAGGAGCGGGTGGAAGTCATCCTGCATTCGGCGCGCCCCGGAGCATCCGGCGAGACGGAGCCGCAACGCCGCGACCTGCGGCACCTGGATTGCCTCACCGTCGACAGCGCCCTGACCAGGGACTACGACGATGCCTTGAGCTTCCGTGCATTGGACGGCAACCGATTCGAAGTCGGAATCCACATCGCCGATGCCGCGGAGTTCGTCCTGAAAGGGGATGTGCTCGACCGGGAAGCTGAACGGCGGGCGACGTCCATCTACCTGCCGGACGCCAGGATCTCCATGCTGCCCGTCCCGCTGTCCGAAGATCTGTGCAGTCTCAAGGCCGGCGAAGACCGACCCGCCCTTAGTTTTCTGTTCGTCGTCCACGGCGACGGAACCATCGCCGGGTCCGAAATTGTCTCGAGCACGATCCGCGTGGCGGAGCAACTCACCTACGAAGAGGTGAACGAGCGCATACGGCTCGACGATTCGCCTGCCGCGCTGTCCGCCCTGGCGATGAAGCTCAGGAACGCGCGGCTCGACCGCGGAGCATCGATCCTTCCCCTTCCCGAAATCCAGGTCTACGTGAACTCGGCGGGAATGATCCAGGTTTCCCGGTACGAAAAGGAAACGCCGAGCCAGATCATGGTGTCGGAATGGATGATTGCCGCCAACGCTGCCGCAGCGGCCTTTCTCGCCGAACGCGACCTGCCGTCGGTGTTTCGCGGCCAGGGGGAATGCAAGCAGGAAACCGATTTCACCCAGAGCGAACACGAACTGTTTCGCATCTACCGGCAACGGCGTCTCTACGCCCGGGCCGAGCTGGACACCCGCTCCAAACAGCACTGCAGCCTGGCCCTGGAGCACTACACCACTGTAACCTCCCCCATCAGGCGGTATACGGACCTGGTGGTGCAGCGCCAGATCAAGCAGGCGCTCCAGGGCGGCCCTCCCCTCTACGACGAGGACGAGTTGCGCGGTCTCATCACCAGGCTGACCGCGCTCCAGTCCAGGATCGCGTTCATTCAACGCAAGTGGACCCGGTACTGGATCCTCAAGTATCTCGAGCAGGAGGACATCCACTCACTGAACGCCCTTATCCTCGAGCAGAACGAACGCTATTCGCACCTGCTCCTCCCCGATTTCCTCATCGAGACCAACGCACACCTGCCCGAAAACGTGAAATTCCAGCCCGGGGAAATGGTGAGGGTAAAGATCGACCGGTTGAATCCCCGGGAGGACATCCTGCGCGTCCAGCTCCCCGATTTCGGAAAGTAG